From Campylobacter pinnipediorum subsp. caledonicus:
TTGGGCAGCAACTGTTATCACTCAACTATTTGGTGCAATTCCAGTCATAGGTGATGCTCTTGTTGAGTGGATAAGAGGTGATTATGCTGTTGGTGATGCTACATTAACTAGATTTTTTATGATTCATGTTTGTCTTATGCCTATTATTATTATAGTTGTTGTTGTTATACACTTTTACTCTTTGCGCATTCCACATGTAAACAATCTTGAAAGCGAAGAGATAGATTTTGATGTAGAAGCAAACGAATATTTGCATGGTGATAGAAAAAAAGCTAAAGTTATACCTTTTTGGCCTGGATTTTTAGCTAAAGATTTTATGTATGTATCATTTTTTATGATATTTTTTATGTATCTAGTTTGCTTTCATTTTGGTTTTGCTATGGATCCTATAAATTTTGAGCCAGCAAATGCTTTGAAAACTCCACCACATATATATCCTGAGTGGTATTTCTTGTGGCAATATGAGATTTTACGTGGATTTTTCTTTGATATTTTTGGAATTTCAGCTGGTAATTTAGGTCTTTTATCGTTTGCATTTGCAGGTGCTGCATTTATGATAATACCTTTACTAGATACAAGTGATGTGGTTGCTCCGGCACACAAAAGACCGTTATTTTTCATATGGTTTTGGTTGCTTGTTGCTGATTTGATAGCTCTTTCTATTTTAGGAAAAATTCCAACAGAAGGTAGAGAGTGGTTTGGGTTTGGAACATCTGTTTTATTTTTATTCTTGTTTATTGTGGCTTTGCCTATTATTAGTTTTATTGAAAAGAAAAGGGGATAATTATGAAAGAGTTAAAAATATTTGCCATAGTTGTCTTTCTTTCAGGTCTTTTATATTGGGGTATAGAGCCTTATGCTCATCATGAGCTACATCCTCATACGGACCCTGCTGTTTATGATTTTGCTGCTGGAGATGATAGTTATTCAAAAAGCATGCTTGAGTCTTCAAAAATAGCACTTGAAAAAGCAGAAGTAAGTGGAGATGGTAAAAAAATTGAAAATGCAAAACTTGATGTGCAAAAAGCAGAAAAAAATCTTAATGATTATAAATCTTTCTGGAATGATATTAAAGCTATAGATTTTAAAAGCGCAGATGCTATTCGTGGTGCAGATGTTTTTGCAAATGCTGGTTGTACAGGATGCCATGGAATAAAAACTGCTGGTTTCGATGCACCTATGGATAACGCTACTTCTAGCTCTAGTTTTGGTGTTGTTGCTCCTGATTTAAGCACAGCAGGTGCTATATATGATGAGAGTTTCTTGGCGGCTGTTATAAAAAATCCAGTTATGGCTATGAAATTAAATCACAAATTTGGCGAAGAGAGAGGGTTCCCTATGCCTGAGTTTTATGGTGTAGGTGGTGATGATATGAATGCAGAATTAGCAGATTTAGTTGCTTATTTAAAATCAATATCAGCTAAATATATAAAAGAAAATGGAAAGATTAGTGATTCTAAGCTTTTTGAAGACGCTTGTCAACGTTGTCATGATATAAAATATGATAAAAAATATATGCTTGGTAACAGAATTGATTTAGCGAATTATATGGGTTCAAATCCACCTGATTTATCTATGATGATAAGATCTAAAAATTCTGATAATTATCTAAATAAATTTATTAATGATCCTCAAAAAATGCTTTTGGCTACTGCTATGCCTAGAGTTGGTTTAACAAAAGAATCTGAAGATCAAGTTGTGTCTTATCTTGAAAAAATTGGCGATAGTAAAAAAGACGAGAGATCAAGCGTAGGCTTTTATACTATGATTTATTTCTTTATACTTGGTATTTTTGCCACACTTTGGAAGATAAAAGTCTGGAAAGAATTACATTAATGATTTTAAAAACCAATAAGATTTTTCTTATTGGTTTTTTATATAAATTCTTATAAACCATTAATGATATAAAAATTAGACTTTAAAAAATAGATTATATATTTTTAAATAATTCAAAATCACTCAAGTAAAAAAATATCACATAAGAATATTTAGTATAGTAAATTTTTAATATTTATCTTTGGTATTTTATTGTTTTGTTAAAAAGCAAAAGTCCAAAAAAATCATCTTTATTTATAAATTAATTTTTCAAAATCCAAGTTTAATATAAAGTATAAAATCTTTTAAATAATAATAGAGATAGACATAAACGGTTTATTAATTTCAGCGTTAAAAAGTACTTGGGTTTAATGCGGCGTGGAGAGGGATATCTCTATTTTAATTATGACTTGATAATATGGTTTTTATAAATGTTTGGGAGTATTATGTAAGATTTAATGAAGTTCTTTGTTTGAATTGAATAAATATTTTTAAAATATTATTTTGACCATGCTGAGTTTTTGAGTTGATTACATATGGTTTTAATATATACTATTTAATTTTTAAATCATTAATGTCTTTGTTTTATCATGTCTTGTATGGCTTGTGTTATATCTTCTTCTGTTAAATTTGAAACTTCTGTGAAAAAGCTGCCATTTTTATCAAGTAGATATATAGCAGAAGAGTGTGCGATTGAATATTTTATTGCAGAGTCTGGCATTTGTATCTTTTTATATTTTACATTGTATGCTTTTGCTACTTTGTCTAAATCTTTCATTTTTATACCAAGCGAATTATTGTAAAAATTACCTACCATCTCTTGAAGTTGTTCTGTCGTATCTCTTTCTTCATCAAGTGTAGCAAACAAAAGTTTTATATCTTGTCTGTTTATTTTTGATAGTACCTCAGATACTCTAAAAAGCGTAGCTGGGCACACATCAGGACAAAATAGATAGCCAAAATATAAAATTTTATATTCTCCATCTAAATCTCTTAGCTTTATCTCTTTGTTTTGAGTTTGTGCTACAAAATCATATTTATTTGCTTTTTCTTTATTTATAAATAAAACAAAAGCAAATAAAATTAAAATAGTAGTTAAAATTGATATAATCTTTTTCATATTTTTCTTTTACATCTTAATATCAAAATCTATATAAATACCTGTTTTTTTATCATTATTTAGTATTTCAAACCTATATCTCATTTTATCAATCACGCAAGCGCTAAGCACTATTTTTGAGCTAAAAATGCCGTTATTGTCTTTTTTTAGTTTAGCTTTTATTATTCCCATGTCCATATCAAGACCGTAAAATTCTAAGCTTAAATTGTTATAGTTAAAATTTTCCAGCCCTTTTATACTAAACACAACTGGTTGCATTGGTAGTATTGGTTTTGGGTTTAGTTCAAATTCTATCTTTTTACCTTCAAAAACTATATCACATTTTTTATTATTTAAATCACACTTTAATGGTTTTAAATAGACTTGGGCTGTAGGTTCTGGCAATACATTTTCTTTTTTATCTTTAAAAATAAAAAATAAAGCGATAATGAGAATTATTAATAAAATTAATGTAATATAGATTTTTTTCATTTTATTTTTAGAAAAATAATTTTTTCTTTGTATCAAGTAATAAAATATTTTTTATTGTTACACTTTTACCTGTATTAAAATTAATCGTTAAATCTATGCCTTCATTATTGTTAATTTCTTTTTTTGCACCAAAAAGCATAAAGTGTAGACCTTTTGGCATTAATTTTATAGTGGAGTCTTTTGGTATATTTATATCATTGATTTTTACCATAGCCATCATATTATCCATTATCTTATGAGTGTGTAATTCAACTGCCTCATATGCACTTGAACTTGCGCCTATGATTTTTACATCAGCTTCTAAATTATTTGTTATGTCCATAAAAACAGCACCATTTTTATGATCCATTGTCTGTTTTGCAAATACATTGCTTATCTCAATTTCTCCAGAAAAACAATATGTTAAAAATATAAAAAACACAAATAACTTTTTCATAAATTTATCCTTACTTTCTTTCAAATTTCTTTTTGTTTAATTTTAAAATTTTATCTTTTAAATATTGCTTATAAATTTACATTAAACTTTTAAAGATATAATTCGTATCTTTAAAATAAATTAATTTTTTATATCAAGGAATCTATCAAATGTCAAGAATTCTTTTTGCTTTATTCGTGTTTGCAATTACATGTTTAAATGCTGTTGATTATGAAGATATATACCTAAAAAAAGGCAGTAATGAAGTTATAAAAACTATTGAAAAGAATATATTAAGTAAAGACTTTTGGGTTAAAAGGCTAGAAGGTGTTCAACTTGATTTTGGTTATTATGATGAAGAAGCTTTGCTTACCGTTGTTAATAAAGAAAAAAAACACCTTGAAGTTTATAAGTATTCCAATGGCAAGCTAGAAAAAACTTTCAATACAAATATTTTAGTTGGAAAACTTGGTGATAAACTTGTTGAGGGCGATTTAAAAACTCCAGTTGGTGTTTATCAATTAACAAAAAGATTTACTCCATTAGATTCATATCTTGGGCCTTTAGCTTTTTCTCTATCGTATCCAAATTTGCATGATAAGTTATCAAATAAAACAGGTAGTGGTATATGGATACATGGATTTCCTATGAATGGGAGCAGAGAAGATGAGATAAAAACAAAAGGTTGTGTTGTTATGGAAAATGATATCTTAATGCAATATGATAAAATTATTGATTATAAAAAGAGCTTGGCTATAATATATGAAAACGATATTAAAAAAGCGACAACAGAGCAAATAGCGACTATTTTTTCTCAAATTCTTGCTTGGAAAAAGGCATGGACAGAAAGCGATATAGATTATTATTTGAGTTTTTACGATAAGAATTTTAAAAGATATGATGGGATGAGTTTTGATAAATTTGCTAGCTCTAAAAAAAGTATATTTTCAAGAAAAGAGCATAAAAATATAGTATTTTCAAAATTTATAATAAGCCCTTATCCAAACTCTAAGAACGAAACAATGTTTAGAGTTGTATTTTATGAAAATTATAGTACTTTAAACTATAAATTTAATGGTGAAAAAACTTTATATATAAAACTTGTTGATGATAAGATGAAAATTGTAGTAGAGGATTAAAAAATGCAAAAAGATTTAGTTGAACAAAAAATAAAAGATTTATTTAAGGCAAGGGCTGATTTTTTTGATTTATTGGACTCTGTTGTCCCAAAAAAAGAAGGCACTGATATTTTTGATTTTGATAAACAAAAAGATGTAGACTTAAAAGATGTATATGCTAAATTTTATGCTTATGATTATAGTATTAGAAAATTACTTATAGATGTTTATAGAGCATATGAGATAGATTAAAATGTCTAAGATAAAACTAGATACCAAAGCTTATAAAAATAATTTAAATCAAATAATAAACAAGGTTGGTTCTAAAGATAGAATTATTCTTGTTTTTAAAGATAATGCTTACGGACATGGCGCTACTGTTTTGGCTCCATTGGTTCGCGAACTAGGGTTTAAATTCTGCGCTGTAAAAGACGAAAGAGAAGCTTTTGAGCTTGTTGATTTTTTTGAAAAAATTCTTGTTTTATCTCATATACCAAACGGAAATGAAAATGATGAGCTTATATATGCGGTTAATGATATAGCTTCTTTAAAAAAAATAAAAAATAACACCAAAATACATCTAGCAATAGATACCTTGATGCATAGGAATGGAATCTGCTATAATGAGCTAGATTTGGCATTTGATATTATAAGAGATAAAAATATAATTTTACTCGGTGCTTTTACTCATTTTAGATCAGCCGATATTTTAAATGCTGATTATTTTGTTCAAAAACAAAAATTTAATGC
This genomic window contains:
- a CDS encoding copper chaperone PCu(A)C codes for the protein MKKLFVFFIFLTYCFSGEIEISNVFAKQTMDHKNGAVFMDITNNLEADVKIIGASSSAYEAVELHTHKIMDNMMAMVKINDINIPKDSTIKLMPKGLHFMLFGAKKEINNNEGIDLTINFNTGKSVTIKNILLLDTKKKLFF
- the cmeU gene encoding CmeU family protein, whose protein sequence is MQKDLVEQKIKDLFKARADFFDLLDSVVPKKEGTDIFDFDKQKDVDLKDVYAKFYAYDYSIRKLLIDVYRAYEID
- a CDS encoding L,D-transpeptidase family protein, which produces MSRILFALFVFAITCLNAVDYEDIYLKKGSNEVIKTIEKNILSKDFWVKRLEGVQLDFGYYDEEALLTVVNKEKKHLEVYKYSNGKLEKTFNTNILVGKLGDKLVEGDLKTPVGVYQLTKRFTPLDSYLGPLAFSLSYPNLHDKLSNKTGSGIWIHGFPMNGSREDEIKTKGCVVMENDILMQYDKIIDYKKSLAIIYENDIKKATTEQIATIFSQILAWKKAWTESDIDYYLSFYDKNFKRYDGMSFDKFASSKKSIFSRKEHKNIVFSKFIISPYPNSKNETMFRVVFYENYSTLNYKFNGEKTLYIKLVDDKMKIVVED
- a CDS encoding cytochrome b; the encoded protein is MAQIHKSNGVVDWLDQRLAVTKLMKVLVSEYWIPKNINFLWAMGVILTTLFIVLFVSGLLLLMYYKPDVNLAFDSVNFTIMQEVEYGWLWRHMHAVAASVIFLIMYIHLLTGLYYGSYKKGRELIWVTGMLLFICFSAEAFSGYMLPWGQMSYWAATVITQLFGAIPVIGDALVEWIRGDYAVGDATLTRFFMIHVCLMPIIIIVVVVIHFYSLRIPHVNNLESEEIDFDVEANEYLHGDRKKAKVIPFWPGFLAKDFMYVSFFMIFFMYLVCFHFGFAMDPINFEPANALKTPPHIYPEWYFLWQYEILRGFFFDIFGISAGNLGLLSFAFAGAAFMIIPLLDTSDVVAPAHKRPLFFIWFWLLVADLIALSILGKIPTEGREWFGFGTSVLFLFLFIVALPIISFIEKKRG
- a CDS encoding SCO family protein; the protein is MKKIISILTTILILFAFVLFINKEKANKYDFVAQTQNKEIKLRDLDGEYKILYFGYLFCPDVCPATLFRVSEVLSKINRQDIKLLFATLDEERDTTEQLQEMVGNFYNNSLGIKMKDLDKVAKAYNVKYKKIQMPDSAIKYSIAHSSAIYLLDKNGSFFTEVSNLTEEDITQAIQDMIKQRH
- a CDS encoding c-type cytochrome is translated as MKELKIFAIVVFLSGLLYWGIEPYAHHELHPHTDPAVYDFAAGDDSYSKSMLESSKIALEKAEVSGDGKKIENAKLDVQKAEKNLNDYKSFWNDIKAIDFKSADAIRGADVFANAGCTGCHGIKTAGFDAPMDNATSSSSFGVVAPDLSTAGAIYDESFLAAVIKNPVMAMKLNHKFGEERGFPMPEFYGVGGDDMNAELADLVAYLKSISAKYIKENGKISDSKLFEDACQRCHDIKYDKKYMLGNRIDLANYMGSNPPDLSMMIRSKNSDNYLNKFINDPQKMLLATAMPRVGLTKESEDQVVSYLEKIGDSKKDERSSVGFYTMIYFFILGIFATLWKIKVWKELH